A window of Synergistaceae bacterium genomic DNA:
CCGCCCCCCAAAATTTCTCGCTCGTTCGTAAAAAATAAGCTCCCTCGTCTGAATATCTCGACAAGAGAGCCGAATATTTATAATTATTTATTTGCTCAATGCCGCGTTATGTGCAGCCTTATCCGAGAAAAGTTCTTTGCAGCAATTCGACACGACTAAGACAGCAAGAATCATTAAAGCAAGTGCGATTATTAACTGCAAACCGTCTACCATAAAGACAAAACCGCCCTGAGATAATTTCATGACAATTTTATATACACTGATTGCAAGTGCGCTCATAGTAACGACAAACATAAATGTCATAGGCACATAGAGCATCCATCCGCGCCGGCCTGTAACTCTCAAGAATACAGCTAGGGCAGTCAACACTAAAGCCGATAATAATTGATTAGCTGACCCGAATAAAGGCCAAATGCTCGAATAACCGGCCAAACATAAAGCATAAGCAAGCACAAGAGTTATAATCGTAGCTACATAATTATTCGTAATTAATTTAACGAGCGCGCTGTTTTCTTCACCTTCTGAAGGCGCAAAGAATTCCTGCCATGACATTCGGCCGATTCTCGTAACTGCGTCTATAGTTGTCATTGCCAAAGCTGAAACGCACATTGTTATAACGCACTCGGCAACGTGAGCAGGGAGCCCGAACATAGTAAAGAATCCCCCGATTGCACGGCTGAAAATTTGGAACGGTGTACCAGTGGGAAGGCCGCCGCCCTGTGAAGCTGAACATGCAATAACTAGCGCGACAACTCCGAGTAAAGTCTCAACTAACATAGCACCATAACCGACCGGCAAAATATCACGCTCATTTGAAATCGATTTAGACGACGTGCCGGAAGATACTAGACTGTGAAAGCCTGATACAGCACCGCATGCAATCGTAATAAATAATATCGGGAATAAAGATTGATTCTTGACTTCCCAGCCGACAAATGCGGGCATCTCTAAAACTGGATTCGCTACAATAATTCCTACTGCGCCGCCGAGAATCATTCCCAGTAAAAGAAAGACGCTCAAATAATCACGAGGCTGCTTTAACAGCCACATGGGCAGTACTGACGCGATAAAGCAATATGCGAATACTACATAACGCCAAGCAGCTGAGTCAAAATATAAAGGATTCACGATTCCAGCCCATAAAATTAACGCAACGAGCATTACTCCGATTACAAATTTTACGAGTTCACCGGCCTTGTTATGACGCATAAAGAAGCCGAATCCCATAGCAACGAAAATATAAATCATTGAGATCGAGGCAGCAGCAGCCCCCGCAACATTTTGTCCGCCGTCCTTAGTGAATCCGTTAAACGTCCCTGCTAAAATATCAGCAAACGCAGCAATTACTAAAAGCGTGAACAGCCAGCAAAAAAGCAAGAATAATTTACGCCCTGCCTTGCCTATATAACGCTCAATAATTAAACCCATTGATTTGCCTTCATTCTTGACTGAAGCATATAGAGACGTGAAATCCTGAACAGCTCCGAAAAATACGCCGCCGACTAACAGCCATAAGAAAGCAGGAAGCCAGCCGAACATTGCAGCAATAATCGGTCCTGTAACTGGTCCGGCTCCGGTTATAGAATTAAATTGATGGGAGAATACAGTAAAACGCGATGCAGGCACATAATCTTGACCGTCTTCAAAACGATATGCGGGAGTCTTTGCGTCCGGGTCTATTCCCCATGTCTTAACGAGCCAGCGCCCATAAAATAAATACGCAAGCACAAGCACTACTATAGCAATGCCCACGAGTGTTAATCCGTTCATGTAAAAAATATCCTTCTTTCAGAATTAAAATTTTGCGAAAATTGCGTGAAATATAACACTCAGAAAATTTTATGTCAAATTATATTATTTATTCTCTTGTCTTGATTCTTTCACGGAGATTTAGGGCCATGTCGCACATTCCCGCAATTATAAGCCACGGCCAGAAAAATGGAATTGTTAATACTAAGCAGATTAAAATTTTTGTAACTCGTCTTAATTTAAAGCCTGACATAAGCCAGAATATTAACGCCAAGCCCTGAATGAACATGAATATATTAAGAATAATTTGCAGATTTATAGCAAAAGTTGACGCTATGAAATATTTATCAGGATCAATAAAATATCCCATTATGAGCGAAAATACAAGCGCGGGCATTAATGAAACGGGGAATCTCCATAATTTGAAATCGGGGAGAACGGGCGGGAAGTTCTTGCATGACTTGAAATATTTTCGCATTATTGATGAAGTCATTGAGTAATTCAAATATGACTCGATTGCGATATAAATAACTAACATTGCTGGCAGCATATACGGGAATATAAATAAAATTTGCCTGACTGCTTGCTGTAATGCAGGCTGCTCTGCATATAACTGTGATAATACAGCGTCCATCTGTGAAATATCAGGAAATAAAATATTTCTCCCGGCAAATAGCCAGAAGACTACAAGCAATATAACTTTCATCAAGAGCGAACTTCCTGCGCAAAATAATAGACTTTCAGGAGCTGTGAATTTCTTGACTTGTTTAATATCGCTGCGAGAAATCATAAATATTACTGCCGCAAGTGGAGCGCACCCAAGCAAATAATATAAAGCCATTGAAGGAGACAGCACAAAAAATAACGTCGCTTCTATTAAGAGTTCTGCAATTCCTGAAGATCTATAACCTTCAAGACAGCCGAGAACAGCAAGAGGCAGCGGACAAATCATTAACCCGATAAAGCCCAGTACAGGCAAAAATGTCCCCGCTAAAATAAGTGCCAGTGTAATTACTACACAAATAATTATATTCTTCCCCTTCATGGCCTAAAAAATTTAATTAGTCAAGTGAATAGGGCAATAACGCCATGTATCTAGCGCGTTTGATAGCTTCAGTTAATAGACGCTGATGTTTTGCGCAATTACCAGTAACTCGGCGGGGGATAATTTTTCCTCTTTCGCTGATATATTTCTTTAACTTGTCAACGTCCTTATAATCGACTGTTTCTTGTTTCTCGACACAGTAATAGCAAAATTTCGGCCTGCGTCTTGAATTTCCTCGTCCGCTACGTAAAGTTCCCGCGCCTGTTCCGTTGCGTGCAGGTGCTGCATTTCTCGGCTCGCGTGATGTATTATTTTCGCGTTCGTTCATAATTAACGTAAATATCTCCTTTCATGATAATAAAATTTTTATAAATCTTAAATCTTAAAATGGTATGTCGCTTTCATTAACCGGCTCGGCGTTCTCTGCTTTACTTGCTAAACTGTCGCCAAAGCCGCTATCACTTATGCTGCTGCCAAAATTCGGGTCATTTTCTTCCGGCCAAGGCTGTGAAGAGAAATCATTATTTGAGCTTCCCTGCTGGCCTTGTCCCTGACCGAGAAAAATTATATTGCTGGCGTTAATTTCGGTATTGTATCTTTTGCCTGAACCGTCTTTAGCATCGTAACTAGTTGTTTGTATACGTCCTTCAACTAAAACCGGCCTGCCCTTCTTTAAATACTTTCCGCAATTTTCAGCCATTGCACCCCAGACTACAACATTTATATATTCTGTGCTTTCTTTTATTTCTCCGTTGTTGTCCTTATAATTATTATTCACAGCAACACCAAATCTTGCAATTGAGTGCTTATTAACAGTCTGTCTGAGTTCAGGATCTCGAGTCAAATTTCCTGCAATAATAGCACGGTTAAAACCTCTCATCGCAAAGTCCCTCCCACTTTAATTAATCGTCAAGTACTAATACTAACTGGCGATAAACATTCTGACGCAGGCCAAGCACACGTCTAAGCTCAAAAGTTTGCGCGGGTTCAAGCTCGAAATTAAATAATACATAATATCCTTCTGTTTTCTTACGGATGGGATAAGCAAGGGTCTTTTTACCCCAGTCATCAATTTTTGAAACAGTGCCGCCGAGATTCTTTAATAACTCGTCGATTTTAGCGATTTCTCCCGCCTGATCTGACTCTGAAGCAGCGTCGAGAATTACAAGCATTTCGTATTTACGCACTCTTCTACACCTCCTCCCTATGGTCTTCGGCCTCCTGTTAGTGCGAATAATCACAAGAGGCAGGGCAAAATGAATTATAGCATAATATAAGCAAAAAAATTTTTTTGTGAGTGAAATATTTATTATACATGAAAAGAGGCTCTCACTGTTTGAATGAGTGAAAGCCCCCGGTTATATTCTTGATTTTATGGTCGGGATGAGAGGATTCGAACCTCCGACCCCCTGCACCCCATGCAGATGCGCTAAGCCAGACTGCGCTACATCCCGAAAACGCTCAATATTTTACATGATTTCTTGAAAATTTCAAGCTCATTATTAAATCTCGCGCTTCAAAATCACGAAAAATACATTCGGATCAAAAGTAGTTCTCACTGCAAAAATTTCGGAAATTTCCCAGCCCTCTGCACCGTATTTATTTAATATCTGCTCAACCTCTGCAGTTTTCGATGCCGCGTGCCTGCTTTTCTGCAATGAAGTTAGAGACCCGAGCGGAACTACTTTATATTCATATTTTACAGCCGATAAAGCCGGACAAGTCAAGCATAATATCATTAAGAGTGATAATAAAAATTTTCGCATGATTAAGCCCTCGTTTAGTTCTTTCTTGTCGCATTAATTATTACGCCTGTAGAAGTTCCTACTTTATAGATCATATCTATAGTATCCTTCAGCATCTCCATTGAAGTCCTGTCTACATATTTCAGCGGCACAACTATAGTATCTCCGGGCTCAACTATTGCCGAGAAACCTTGCGGGGGTGTCCATTGTTTAGACGATAATAGAGACGTATTGCGGGTAAGTTTGATTGTAGATCCGTCGCTCTTGAGTAAATACAACATGCGTTTATGCGCGTTCTTTACTGGACCTCCTGCGGCGTTGACATAAGCATTTATGCTCGTATTTGGTCTATAAGTCTGCGATGATGACGAGTAAACAGCTCCCATTACATTTACAGTAATAGGCACTGTAGGAACATTTAAAGCGTCCCCGTTCTGTAATTCATAGTCCCATGCTGTATTTCTTATATTTGCAGGCGTATCAATTTTTGTAATGACTCGTCCCATTATGTCCATTTCCCGCAAACTGTTAATTAATTCGCGCCTCCGTCTGAATTCTGCGTCCATTGCTGTAGCGTTTGCAGAGCTTGCACTGCTTCTCCCGCTGACTGTGTTCTGAACACTCTGCAATAAATCGCGCTCCATTTGGTCGGCCATTCTGTTAATTGCTTTTCTTTGCTCTTCTGCTACACTCCTACGAGTAAATATTGAGCCACGTAAAAACGCCTTTGAAGTGAACCCGCCCGCACGTTCGATTAAATCCGAAATTTTTTCGCCCGTGAACATCGCATAAGTCCCCGGCCTGCTTACTTCGCCGTTAATAGTAACGTAAATTTGCTGTTTCCAGTCAGGAATCATTAAAATTGTTATATGGTCATTATTCTGGAGAGTCATATTATTTTCAGGATCTCCGAGTAAAGCCTGCTGAATGTTGATTGTAAAACGCTGATTGACCGGTCCGCTAAGTGAAGGCATAACGCGTGTAACTTCGGCAAATTCTGAAGCAGTAGGTCCGAGTCCTCCCGCACGTTCTACAATTTCTGAAATTTTTGTACGTCCGGGAATGATTACATATTGGCCGGGTCGCATTAATGGGCCTGTTATTGTTGCGCTTGCTGTGAAATTATAGACTGGATAAAGCCTGATAATATCGCCGTCCTGCAATTCTGTATTCTCTAGTTCGTCAATAGTGCCTTCAAGTGCGCTCGCATAAGCATGTTCAAATATTCTGTAATACTGGACTCGGCCTTTGAAAGTCTGAGCGTTGAGTCCTCCTGCTATGAATAATAAATCTTTAAGCCTCGTAGCTCCGTTAAGCTCATAAACGCCGGGAGTCTGGATTTCTCCAGCGAGTCCGACTAATGGCCCGACCGGTGGAATATAAATAACGTCCCCTGCCTGCAATCTTGCGTCTTGAGTCTGGTCGCCCTGTAATAACATTGCGTACATATCTAATATTGCTATAGTTTGGCCGTTGCGTTTGAGTTCAATTTTTCGCAGTGATCCGGTCGGTGATGGCCCCCCTGAAGCAAGCAAGGCATTTATCAGAGTCGAGAATGATGACACAGTATAAGCTCCGGGTCTGCGTGCATTTCCTGTAACATAAATCATGATTGAACTTAATTGTCCCATTGATAAATTCATTTGATAGCCGGTGTAATATTGATTTAGGCGGGACTGCAAAACTCTCTCGGCTTCTGTCAAAGTATATCCTGCCAAACGAACGACTCCGATATGCGGAATTGTCGCCATTCCATCGCGGTTAATTTGAACTTTGTAGATACCCTCTTCAGGAATCCCCCATAAAGTTAATGTTATCTCGTCGCCTACGTTGATTCTATAGCCTTGAGTAACGGGTAAGGAATTTTGCGGGGCATATGTTGACGGCGGATTTCTGAAAAATGACATGCCATAACGCGGCAATCTTTGCATTAATTGATACATGGGACTGCCGAATGTTCGAGAAGATAAAATCTGATTAAAATAGTCGTCAATTTCCTGCGCACTTAATGGAGCATCAACATCATTTAATAAATTTTGCTGCGTTAAATTTTGATTGGGCTGATTCGTATCTTGCTGAAATAAATTATTTTGTCCGCGCGTTAAGTCAACATTTTCGATGTTATTACCCGGTCTAGTTGAGTCAAGTCCTGATAAATCAATACCGCTCCTGCCTGTAGTAGGGACCCTAGGTGTAACAGGCACTGAAGGAGCATTAGGAATCGAAGGAATATCAACAGCTCCGGGAGTCTGTGCAGAGCCTCCAACAGGACTGCCGCCCCCGATAAAGCCGCTTCCAAACTCGGCAGCAAACGAACTCGTACACAACGCAAATATTAGTGTAATCCAGCAAAATTTTTTAAGCATAAAACTTTTCAACTTATAATCACTCCAAATTTTTTATTATTTATGTATTACGTAATCGAGAATGCTTCTTATTTCTTGAGTATCCCCGCTATTATCTCCGTCATCATATGAACAATATTCTTGTAATAAATTCTGTACGTTCAATTTTAGCGCAACCGGCCTTAATTGATCCATGAATCTTTCAGGAGTCCTGATTTTTCCGCCCTCACGCCCTGATTGAATATCCCACGCAGAAATTAATAAAGTATCTTGCTCCCAAACATGCGCGCTAGAATTCCCGAACCATGTCCCGAACCATTTATCAGCAGGTATCTCTAAATGTACGCCCGCTTTTGTGTAACTTTTTCCGGGTGCGTGAACGTCCGTATCCATGTACCAGAATCCTATAGCAGTATCATCCCAGTGTCGAGTAGCTGAAATTTTCCAGCCCTTATCGCCGTCCGCAAATTTGCCCCAGTCTGCCTGAATATCAAGATCCAACGGGCTTATATGTATACCAGCCTGAGCCCAGTAAAGCCCGCGCCATGATTTGTCAATGTCAACATCGTAAGTACTGCCGCGATAATAAACATATACGCCGTCAGTGAGTCCCCCGAATGAGTACGGATCTCTATCGTGAATAGCCGCAAATCTCGCACCGAGCCACCAAGATCCGTTTTTAGCGTAGACTCGCCCCCAGAAATTAGCCCCGAACCATTCTTCATCGAGATAACCGGCCTCCCCGAATATCCATGTGCGATTATTAAATATATTACGCGCATATGTAAAGCCCGCTTGCTGGATTCTGATTTTGTCGTTCAAATCCTTCTCCCACCAGAGTCCGGGCCAGTCGCTTGTATCTATGTTATTTGCGAACGGGAATTTTACGTCTATTACTGACTGCCAGCCATTTGAATATCTCCCCTTGTAAATTAAATCTATGTTCCAACGATCCATGTAAGTCCTTGCTATAGTCTGATCTATTCTAGGATCATATGTAATCATTGCTTTGATTTCGTGCTTGGCCTTAGATTTCAAAATATTTGCGTCGTGATTCGGGTTTCCTTCTGCCCAGTTAAATAATGCTGCTTTTAATGATTCATCACTGCGTATTGATCTCGCTCTAATGTCAAATAAAATAGTTCCGGGGAATTCAGCCTGCACAATGGGAACTCCGGCATTTTTCGCGATTAATAATAACTCTTCAGTCTCCGGCATAACAGCAGCTAAGACAACTAAGACTCTTGTCATTGCCTCAGCGTGTGAAGCATAACCGTAATTTTCATAAGCGAGTATTAATTTATGGCCGTGATCTAATTCTAATAAAGTAATATCTACATCTCGGACTCGTGTAAATTTTTCAAGACCTGATTTTATCCGCGAAATTAATTCTTGTGAGTCTATATCTTCCCAGTTAGCAGGGCGGGGATCTCCGGGAGTCTCGTAATTTGTTTTGCGTCTGCCTCCGATATATGGGCCTCTGAGATTAATTTTTTGTGAAATAGTAAACGCGAATTCGTCACCCCTTTGCCAGCTTACAGAACCTTCAAGACCGAACGGAGTTTTTAATACAAGACCGACATTATATTTTTTCTTGGGAGACTCGT
This region includes:
- a CDS encoding carbon starvation protein A yields the protein MNGLTLVGIAIVVLVLAYLFYGRWLVKTWGIDPDAKTPAYRFEDGQDYVPASRFTVFSHQFNSITGAGPVTGPIIAAMFGWLPAFLWLLVGGVFFGAVQDFTSLYASVKNEGKSMGLIIERYIGKAGRKLFLLFCWLFTLLVIAAFADILAGTFNGFTKDGGQNVAGAAAASISMIYIFVAMGFGFFMRHNKAGELVKFVIGVMLVALILWAGIVNPLYFDSAAWRYVVFAYCFIASVLPMWLLKQPRDYLSVFLLLGMILGGAVGIIVANPVLEMPAFVGWEVKNQSLFPILFITIACGAVSGFHSLVSSGTSSKSISNERDILPVGYGAMLVETLLGVVALVIACSASQGGGLPTGTPFQIFSRAIGGFFTMFGLPAHVAECVITMCVSALAMTTIDAVTRIGRMSWQEFFAPSEGEENSALVKLITNNYVATIITLVLAYALCLAGYSSIWPLFGSANQLLSALVLTALAVFLRVTGRRGWMLYVPMTFMFVVTMSALAISVYKIVMKLSQGGFVFMVDGLQLIIALALMILAVLVVSNCCKELFSDKAAHNAALSK
- a CDS encoding DUF2232 domain-containing protein, with protein sequence MKGKNIIICVVITLALILAGTFLPVLGFIGLMICPLPLAVLGCLEGYRSSGIAELLIEATLFFVLSPSMALYYLLGCAPLAAVIFMISRSDIKQVKKFTAPESLLFCAGSSLLMKVILLVVFWLFAGRNILFPDISQMDAVLSQLYAEQPALQQAVRQILFIFPYMLPAMLVIYIAIESYLNYSMTSSIMRKYFKSCKNFPPVLPDFKLWRFPVSLMPALVFSLIMGYFIDPDKYFIASTFAINLQIILNIFMFIQGLALIFWLMSGFKLRRVTKILICLVLTIPFFWPWLIIAGMCDMALNLRERIKTRE
- a CDS encoding single-stranded DNA-binding protein, yielding MRGFNRAIIAGNLTRDPELRQTVNKHSIARFGVAVNNNYKDNNGEIKESTEYINVVVWGAMAENCGKYLKKGRPVLVEGRIQTTSYDAKDGSGKRYNTEINASNIIFLGQGQGQQGSSNNDFSSQPWPEENDPNFGSSISDSGFGDSLASKAENAEPVNESDIPF
- the rpsF gene encoding 30S ribosomal protein S6; its protein translation is MLVILDAASESDQAGEIAKIDELLKNLGGTVSKIDDWGKKTLAYPIRKKTEGYYVLFNFELEPAQTFELRRVLGLRQNVYRQLVLVLDD
- a CDS encoding DUF4177 domain-containing protein: MRKFLLSLLMILCLTCPALSAVKYEYKVVPLGSLTSLQKSRHAASKTAEVEQILNKYGAEGWEISEIFAVRTTFDPNVFFVILKREI
- a CDS encoding SLBB domain-containing protein translates to MKSFMLKKFCWITLIFALCTSSFAAEFGSGFIGGGSPVGGSAQTPGAVDIPSIPNAPSVPVTPRVPTTGRSGIDLSGLDSTRPGNNIENVDLTRGQNNLFQQDTNQPNQNLTQQNLLNDVDAPLSAQEIDDYFNQILSSRTFGSPMYQLMQRLPRYGMSFFRNPPSTYAPQNSLPVTQGYRINVGDEITLTLWGIPEEGIYKVQINRDGMATIPHIGVVRLAGYTLTEAERVLQSRLNQYYTGYQMNLSMGQLSSIMIYVTGNARRPGAYTVSSFSTLINALLASGGPSPTGSLRKIELKRNGQTIAILDMYAMLLQGDQTQDARLQAGDVIYIPPVGPLVGLAGEIQTPGVYELNGATRLKDLLFIAGGLNAQTFKGRVQYYRIFEHAYASALEGTIDELENTELQDGDIIRLYPVYNFTASATITGPLMRPGQYVIIPGRTKISEIVERAGGLGPTASEFAEVTRVMPSLSGPVNQRFTINIQQALLGDPENNMTLQNNDHITILMIPDWKQQIYVTINGEVSRPGTYAMFTGEKISDLIERAGGFTSKAFLRGSIFTRRSVAEEQRKAINRMADQMERDLLQSVQNTVSGRSSASSANATAMDAEFRRRRELINSLREMDIMGRVITKIDTPANIRNTAWDYELQNGDALNVPTVPITVNVMGAVYSSSSQTYRPNTSINAYVNAAGGPVKNAHKRMLYLLKSDGSTIKLTRNTSLLSSKQWTPPQGFSAIVEPGDTIVVPLKYVDRTSMEMLKDTIDMIYKVGTSTGVIINATRKN
- a CDS encoding YjbH domain-containing protein, which gives rise to MQRALRLFLSAILLTLIFTSNIYASTAGNTGMTGLWEYPTAEIPDDGSGRFGYTKNSPYNYYFLDMSWLPWLEINSRLTTFDTITINPYSSGPSGEVLGRKYMDKAIDLKAVLWHNRASNKKLWYLPSIAFGIYDVTGTEIMKAHYGVATWRWDKVALTLGYGSDRLNGFFGGIEYDVTNWLTIKAEYGKLDYTRDAANGFNILNESPKKKYNVGLVLKTPFGLEGSVSWQRGDEFAFTISQKINLRGPYIGGRRKTNYETPGDPRPANWEDIDSQELISRIKSGLEKFTRVRDVDITLLELDHGHKLILAYENYGYASHAEAMTRVLVVLAAVMPETEELLLIAKNAGVPIVQAEFPGTILFDIRARSIRSDESLKAALFNWAEGNPNHDANILKSKAKHEIKAMITYDPRIDQTIARTYMDRWNIDLIYKGRYSNGWQSVIDVKFPFANNIDTSDWPGLWWEKDLNDKIRIQQAGFTYARNIFNNRTWIFGEAGYLDEEWFGANFWGRVYAKNGSWWLGARFAAIHDRDPYSFGGLTDGVYVYYRGSTYDVDIDKSWRGLYWAQAGIHISPLDLDIQADWGKFADGDKGWKISATRHWDDTAIGFWYMDTDVHAPGKSYTKAGVHLEIPADKWFGTWFGNSSAHVWEQDTLLISAWDIQSGREGGKIRTPERFMDQLRPVALKLNVQNLLQEYCSYDDGDNSGDTQEIRSILDYVIHK